The Arachis ipaensis cultivar K30076 chromosome B07, Araip1.1, whole genome shotgun sequence genome includes a window with the following:
- the LOC110264266 gene encoding glutamate--cysteine ligase, chloroplastic-like, translating into MKYEQIAELLNGIAERFEWDKIMEGDKIIGLKQGKQNISLEPGGQFELSGAPLETLHQTYAEVNSHQYQVKAVAEEMGIGFLGMGFQPKWGIKDIPIMPNVRLKRYLEMRGADGGPWRRLCALPALWIIREVYCGAFHVVALSEEGLVQAWGDSMTFLILFLKIHFCLCL; encoded by the exons ATGAAGTACGAGCAAATAGCAGAGTTGTTGAATGGCATTGCTGAGAGATTTGAGTGGGATAAAATAATGGAAGGTGATAAAATTATTGGACTCAAACAA GGGAAGCAGAACATATCATTGGAGCCAGGTGGTCAGTTTGAGCTTAGTGGAGCCCCTCTTGAAACCTTGCATCAGACTTATGCTGAAGTTAATTCACACCAATATCAG GTTAAAGCTGTTGCAGAGGAAATGGGCATTGGATTTTTGGGGATGGGCTTCCAGCCAAAGTGGGGAATCAAAGACATACCTATAATGCCAAAT GTCAGGCTGAAGAGGTATTTGGAGATGAGAGGTGCTGATGGAGGGCCATGGAGAAGGTTATGTGCCTTACCAGCACTTTGG ATTATTCGTGAAGTGTATTGTGGAGCTTTCCATGTGGTTGCTTTATCCGAGGAAGGCCTAGTACAAGCTTGGGGTGATTCAATGACATTCTTAATTCTCTTCCTAAAAATTCATTTTTGTTTATGTTTGTAA